One region of Hydrogenobaculum sp. Y04AAS1 genomic DNA includes:
- a CDS encoding TIGR00296 family protein, which translates to MDIKDAKKLIALARESIKTEFENKEPFVEEDIKTKFSKPQGVFTTLNTYKDHQLRGCIGFVEARYPLWLGVIYTARLAAFKDPRFEPLKKEELENIVIELSILSTPKRIIPDPKYICIGRDGLIVKYGNISGLLLPQVATEYNMNWETFLQHTCLKAGLPRDCYKNPQVEVYSFSAEVYKELSPGGDVVKEESFSCGT; encoded by the coding sequence ATGGATATAAAAGATGCTAAAAAACTAATTGCCTTGGCAAGGGAAAGCATAAAGACGGAGTTTGAAAACAAAGAGCCCTTCGTAGAAGAGGATATAAAAACAAAGTTTTCAAAACCCCAAGGGGTTTTCACCACACTAAATACATACAAAGATCATCAGCTTAGAGGATGTATAGGTTTTGTAGAGGCAAGGTATCCGCTTTGGCTTGGAGTTATATACACAGCTAGGTTGGCAGCTTTTAAAGACCCAAGGTTTGAACCTTTAAAAAAAGAAGAACTTGAAAACATAGTGATAGAGCTTAGTATTTTAAGTACACCAAAGCGTATAATACCTGATCCAAAATATATATGCATAGGAAGAGATGGGCTTATAGTAAAATATGGCAACATATCAGGGCTTTTGCTACCTCAAGTTGCCACAGAATACAACATGAACTGGGAAACGTTTTTACAACACACGTGTTTAAAGGCTGGTCTTCCAAGAGATTGCTATAAAAACCCTCAGGTAGAAGTTTATTCTTTTTCTGCTGAAGTTTACAAAGAACTAAGCCCAGGTGGGGATGTGGTAAAAGAAGAATCTTTTTCATGTGGGACATAG